One window of Cataglyphis hispanica isolate Lineage 1 chromosome 12, ULB_Chis1_1.0, whole genome shotgun sequence genomic DNA carries:
- the LOC126853732 gene encoding uncharacterized protein C15orf61 homolog isoform X2 translates to MRKNSIEKLVNEIQLGMIIKPQVGRRMLFTTRYANFWVKILQKKKKKKPLASEVLTSYLLQTGEPPWTSYFVRYADVVNDQRGMSHFNWPAGDSNYHVLRTGCFPYIKYHCSKRPAQDLSSEDRFFKAIKILNLGIPTLMYGLAATQLIRHHEIVKTPQDVIAYCP, encoded by the exons ATGCGTAAAA ATTCTATCGAAAAATTGGTCAACGAAATCCAATTAGGAATGATTATCAAGCCGCAAGTTGGACGAAGAATGCTATTCACCACGAGATATGCTAATTTCTGGGTTAAAATacttcagaaaaaaaagaagaagaaaccgTTGGCGTCAGAG GTCTTAACGAGCTACCTATTGCAAACCGGCGAGCCCCCCTGGACTTCGTACTTTGTCCGGTACGCCGACGTGGTGAACGATCAACGGGGAATGTCACACTTCAACTGGCCGGCGGGCGACAGTAATTACCATGTGCTTAGGACCGGCTGTTTCCCGTACATCAAGTATCACTGCAGCAAACGACCGGCGCAGGATCTTAGCAGCGAGGACAGATTCTTCAAGGCGATCAAGATATTAAACCTTG GTATCCCCACCCTGATGTACGGACTGGCAGCGACGCAGCTTATCCGACACCACGAGATCGTGAAGACGCCTCAAG ATGTGATTGCATATTGCCCGTAA
- the LOC126853732 gene encoding uncharacterized protein C15orf61 homolog isoform X1 — translation MRKNSIEKLVNEIQLGMIIKPQVGRRMLFTTRYANFWVKILQKKKKKKPLASEVLTSYLLQTGEPPWTSYFVRYADVVNDQRGMSHFNWPAGDSNYHVLRTGCFPYIKYHCSKRPAQDLSSEDRFFKAIKILNLGIPTLMYGLAATQLIRHHEIVKTPQGDVTIHFLLPEDKGAPY, via the exons ATGCGTAAAA ATTCTATCGAAAAATTGGTCAACGAAATCCAATTAGGAATGATTATCAAGCCGCAAGTTGGACGAAGAATGCTATTCACCACGAGATATGCTAATTTCTGGGTTAAAATacttcagaaaaaaaagaagaagaaaccgTTGGCGTCAGAG GTCTTAACGAGCTACCTATTGCAAACCGGCGAGCCCCCCTGGACTTCGTACTTTGTCCGGTACGCCGACGTGGTGAACGATCAACGGGGAATGTCACACTTCAACTGGCCGGCGGGCGACAGTAATTACCATGTGCTTAGGACCGGCTGTTTCCCGTACATCAAGTATCACTGCAGCAAACGACCGGCGCAGGATCTTAGCAGCGAGGACAGATTCTTCAAGGCGATCAAGATATTAAACCTTG GTATCCCCACCCTGATGTACGGACTGGCAGCGACGCAGCTTATCCGACACCACGAGATCGTGAAGACGCCTCAAGGTGACGTGACAATCCACTTCTTGCTACCGGAGGACAAAGGCGCGCcgtactaa